Genomic window (Rhododendron vialii isolate Sample 1 chromosome 4a, ASM3025357v1):
CTGTGTAAACTGGACCGAAGTTTACCCCTTTAGTACGTAGTAGGGTGATGGGTTATAATAACTTGTAAGTGCTGCTCATGGGGTGGCTAAATCTGCTCATGCGGTGGCTAAATGAGATTATCTCGACTACTTCTATGTGATTAAGTCTAGTTTATGAATCCATGCGAGACGAATTGGAGACGAATAGATCCATCAATCGGTGTGATGCTGCCATGCTGGCAAGGGACTCACAGGGTCCGAAATACCAGGAGATTGTACTTGAAACACTTGACAAAATGTAAATAAAGTGCATGATGCATTGTAGATGATGGAGAACGTAATGACTgtccattttattttgttatgagATACGGTCGCTCTTGTTAAAACCTCCTGCCATCTGAGATTTCTCGTATATGTTTGAGATGAATGGTAGACTTATGAAGTGTATTAAGGGAAAGGTAGTACGACGACCTATACTGTGTGACTTGAATTAGCTCCATCGGTGAGAGAGATATTTGTGAAAAGTAACGAGACTCCATGAATAGCCCAGCAAGAGCATTCGCTCATGACGTGGAAAACATTTGCAACGGTGATATATAAATGAATGAAGGGTTAGTAGAATGAATCCATGAGAGGAATGGTTGGTTGTTCGGACACGATACTGTAGGAATATACTTGTTTCCTTTAAACGTGTGTTATGTCTATTGTGAAGTTGAGATATTAGATAGGTTATTCGAAATAGGATGAGGGGCAATGGTAGTCGTGAGTAAATTGTACAGGTGGTAGATCTTCATGGTTGAGCTAGAATCTTGACGTGTGATCATTGTACTTATTTCTATTGTCTAGGACATGTAACCCTTTTGGGTTATATTTGTTTGTCACACTTAAGATACCGATATTTACCTCAATTAATCATTTCACATGTCATCTCATTTTCATATAAGAGTTGTgcagatttctctactgggcgcgTGTTTGTTCAACTCTTCATTTTTCAGGTACAACTCAAAGCACATAGTTTGGAGAGTTGGCGGCATTGCATGTAAAGCCCCTTTTGAAAGCGTACGGATCGAGGAGAGTTGTGGGATCAACTTTTGTAAACTacattttgagataaaaatgTAACTCTATTATCTATTTTTTACTTTGGAAATGAATGTAAGAATATTTATCCATTCTCTCTTAAAATACCTATGGAGGTTTCTGTTTGTAATCTGATGGATGTATTTTGGGTATCTATGTATGAGATTACCGatattttgttaatgaaaatgtCTTACTAATTTGTTTgaaatcgagggcatgacacaTGGACTTCATCAGATCCTCAAAATCTTTACTGCTTCATTCTTAAATACTAAATATAAAAGTTGAATTAATGTGTAAATCAAATCCCGTATATGTGGAAaccatatttttccttcactAATTCCCACAGATCAAGCCTGTCTAGGTATCTATACATGTCTATATCGATCTATGTTTATATATTCATGCGTGGTATACATTAAAGGTAAAATTGGTAAATCATACGATTATAGGCAGGGCCGGTCCAAGGGTTTTGGGTGCCCAaggccaataaaaaaatgtgtgcccttaaagagttaatacttaacaatttttacagcaacaatCATAATATAAAAAagccaaaccaatataaagttctactaatcattatatacgaacacaaaatacaaagtctcCAAATAGGTAAATACATATTATCTCAAGAACGCATGAGTGTCACTTGAATATTACTCGTCTTGCATTTCTAGAAGCAAAACTATCAATTAAATTAGTATAATCCACCTctttcaccaagtcattttcaattgataacATGGCTAACCCATTTAGTCTTTCTTGTGACATGGTTGATCGAAGGTAATTTTTGATCaacttcaactttgaaaagcttctttctCCCGAGGCAACACTAACCGGTATAGTCAAAAGCACTCTATACGCATTCCATGTATTTGGGAAAGAGTCCGCCATAAGTTTGATAAAATTGGGCACTTCAATTGGTTTCTGCACTCCCCTTGGCAATACTTGtttcaagcatttcaactctACAAACAAATCTCTCCCATCAATATCGGAAACCCCGCCATGCTTTAAAACTTCTTCAAGGTTGGTACAATGATTTTTCAAGCATTCATCACTCGAACTCgccttttccaaatcaaacaagaaaccaaaattATTCTCATACACTTCAAATTGTTGGAACCTATCTTTGAAGGAAGAAAGAGCTTTATCCACAATTACCAAGAAGTAATTCACTTTCATTGATTCTTCAGCAGAGTGTGTCACCTCGTCCGCAACATCTTCATcaaattgcttctttctttgaatGATGCGCTTTTCAACAAACTTAGGTTCAATCCCCATTTCATTCGCCATTTCCGTAGCATCAACCATTGCCTCCGCAAAACCAAATTTTCTGTAGTTCTCAAAATAATCAATCAGGCCTTTTAACTTCTCGATAGCAAAGTATATGCACATGTCTTCACTTTGAAGAAACTTGCTCACAATGTTAACAACAAACAACAACTTGTACCAAATAGCCATGGCAAACAAGAACTCAAAATTCTCAAGTTCGTTCTTTGCAAGGGATTTAGCTTCACTTTGTGCTATCGACTCGTCGTCGTGTCGTTCACCAAGTCTACCAAAGCATCTCTTAGTTTTGAGGGATTGGATCTTATCGGCTTGATGCTTTCAATGCGACTTTCCCAACGTGTTTGTGACAATGTCTTAAGCGTGAGACCCTTCACATCTTTCAAATTGTCCTTTAAAATTGCCCACTGTTGGACTGAAGAGGAAAACAACACATATAGACGTTGTACCACTCCGAAAAATGTTTTTGCTTTAGAACAAGAGTTGGCCATATCACAAAGAACAAGATTGAGACTATGGCAGCCACATGGGGTATAAAATGCTCTTGGATTTACTTCAAGTACCCTTGTTTGCACACCcttatttttccctttcatgTTAGAGCCATTATCATAACCTTGTCCCCTTAAATCACCAATATCAAGTTGAAGGCTAACTAATACTTCTTGAAGTGCACAAAATAGCCCCAATCCCGTCGTGTCATCCaccttcaaaaattttaaaaagaactcACTCACCCTCACCTCTATTGGACTTGTTGAAATATCCACACATCGTATGACAAGGGACATTTGTTCTTCATGACTTACATCCAGGGTACAATCAAGTATAACTGAATAATATTTTGCGTCTTTGATTGTTGCAACAATTTTACTCTTCACTTTCGCTGCTAACACCTGTATCAActcgttttggattttttgacTGAGATAATGGTTATGAATCTCACCCTTTTCAATTCGCCTCAACTGCTCTTGCATTACTAGATCAAATTTTCCCATCATttgaataaaacataaaaaattcccATTATTCCTTTGGtaaatcttctcattttctcCACGAAATGGTAGATTATTCTGCGCAAGTGCTTCCACAAGAGCAATTTTTCTCAGTAATACCCCTCTCCAATGTTCCCTCTCTTTAATGACTCGTTCTTGAACATTTTTGTCAATTGTTTGATTCTTCTGAAATCTTCTCTCTAACTCAATCCATTTGTTCATGCATGTGAGGTGCTCCCAATTAGTTTCACGACTTTTAAGCCTATCACCAATATTTTTCCAGTCTTGAAATTCATCATTGGCCAATTGAGTCTTGTTTCCTTCATTCTTGAATAATTTgcaacaaaagcaaaatacTTTATTCAAAGCCTCCGAGTATACTAGCCATTTTCTATCATGTTTCTCTCCATTGGGTAAATGGCGAATATAGTGCACAGAAGAGAAATGTCTACTCTTCTCATTGTCATCCTTAGGAATGGTAGCATCACCATTTCTTCTTACGGGACCTCTTTCAACCAATAAGTCCCTTAATTTTTGATCCATGTTATCCCAATTACATGGATCATCAATGTTCACAGGAGTGCATTCAACATTCAAGTCTTCATTTGGATTGACATCCCTCGAACTTTCATTACTACTCTCATTGACACATTGATAGGCTTCCTCACCCCCCAAATCCTCACATTCTTCTTCTACTTGTTCTTCATTCACCAAGTTTTCAGCGACATCAATCACCAAATTTTCGTGTTCTTCGACTGAGCTTTGTATATTTTCGTTGCttgaaaagaactttttaaTAGCCCCTTTTTGAGAATTTATTATGCTTCAGTCTTTTgcttctttattcttttttgacGACCAGATAGTTGACGTTTAGGCATGATGCACCTAagtaagaattaaaaaaaaagagccttATAACATTATTATTAATGATGCACTAACCGATAATcagatatttttaaatttaagcacACCAACTAATGTCAACTAAATCAACACAAATCTAAGCACCACCAGCCAGGGCTCTGTATTTAACAACATACGTACAAATT
Coding sequences:
- the LOC131323873 gene encoding uncharacterized protein LOC131323873, with product MAIWYKLLFVVNIVSKFLQSEDMCIYFAIEKLKGLIDYFENYRKFGFAEAMVDATEMANEMGIEPKFVEKRIIQRKKQFDEDVADEVTHSAEESMKVNYFLVIVDKALSSFKDRFQQFEVYENNFGFLFDLEKASSSDECLKNHCTNLEEVLKHGGVSDIDGRDLFVELKCLKQVLPRGVQKPIEVPNFIKLMADSFPNTWNAYRVLLTIPVSVASGERSFSKLKLIKNYLRSTMSQERLNGLAMLSIENDLVKEVDYTNLIDSFASRNARRVIFK